One region of Molothrus aeneus isolate 106 chromosome 1, BPBGC_Maene_1.0, whole genome shotgun sequence genomic DNA includes:
- the SLC9A3 gene encoding sodium/hydrogen exchanger 3, with protein sequence MRPVSGVALLLGLMALPAALGQRSSESHKNSNESFAIVSFKWDHVKEPYIIALWILVASLAKIVFHLSHKVTRVVPESALLIVLGLFLGGIVWAADHLASFSLTPTVFFFYLLPPIVLDAGYFMPNRLFFGNLGSILLYAVIGTVWNAATTGLSLYGVYLTGIMGELKSGLLDFLLFGSLIAAVDPVAVLAVFEEVHVNEVLFIIVFGESLLNDAVTVVLYNVFDSFVAIGETNVTGIECLKGIVSFFVVSLGGTLVGIIFAFLLSLVSRFTKHVRIIEPGFVFIISYLSYLTAEMLSLSAILAITFCGICCQKYVKANISEQSSTTVRYTMKMLASGAETIIFMFLGISAVDPEIWTWNTAFILLTLVFISVYRVIGVVIQTWILNRYRTVQLEIIDQVVMSYGGLRGAVAFALVALLDGNKVKERKLFVSTTIIVVFFTVIFQGLTIKPLVQWLKVKKTEHREPKLNEKLHGRAFDHILSAIEDISGQIGHHYLRDKWSNFDRKYLRKILMRRSAQKSRDQILNVFHELNLKDAISYVAEGERRGSLAFIRSPSTDNMVNVDFSTPLPSTVESSVSYLLREKAGPVCLDMQALEQRRKSIRDTEDTLAHHTLQQYLYKPRQEHKHLYSRHEIMHSEDDKQDKEIFHRTMRKRLESFKSTKLGINHSKKLNKVHKRDRGQKRRNSSVIPNGNIPSENPVQDFALKEKDLEFSESEENNDYETLHLGKGVDFLANVTKQNFTDAPAGIDNPVFSADDDQSIYMKFSPWLSGEDTVVPSQRARVQIPYSPDNFKRLTPIRLSNKSTDSFLLADGPEDQPRSFLPESTHM encoded by the exons TTTTCCACTTGTCCCACAAAGTCACTCGGGTGGTTCCAGAAAGTGCTCTGCTGATTGTCCTTGGTCTTTTCCTCGGTGGCATTGTATGGGCAGCAGATCACCTTGCCTCCTTCTCCCTGACACcaactgtatttttcttctatttgctGCCCCCCATTGTTTTGGATGCTGGATATTTTATGCCAAATAGATTGTTTTTCGGAAATCTTGGCTCCATCCTTTTATATGCTGTTATTGGGACAGTCTGGAATGCTGCCACAACCGGTTTATCTCTCTATGGTGTCTATCTGACGGGAATAATGG GTGAACTGAAGTCTGGGCTGCTGGACTTCCTCCTTTTTGGCAGCTTAATTGCCGCTGTGGATCCTGTAGCTGTTCTGGCAGTGTTTGAAGAAGTCCATGTCAATGAAGTTCTTTTCATCATTGTTTTTGGAGAATCACTTCTGAATGATGCTGTAACTGTG GTGCTGTACAATGTGTTTGACTCTTTTGTTGCGATAGGTGAAACAAATGTGACGGGGATTGAATGTCTCAAAGGCATAG tgtcATTCTTTGTGGTGAGCCTCGGTGGGACACTGGTTGGCATTATCTTTGCATTCCTGCTCTCATTGGTCAGTCGTTTCACCAAGCACGTGAGGATCATTGAACCTGGATTTGTGTTTATCATTTCCTACCTATCCTACCTCACAGCAGAGAtgctttctctttctgccaTCTTAGC GATAACCTTCTGTGGCATTTGCTGTCAGAAATATGTCAAAGCTAACATATCTGAACAGTCTTCTACAACTGTAAGATATACTATGAAAATGCTAGCCAGTGGAGCAGAAACTATCATCTTCATGTTCCTGGGTATTTCAGCTGTGGATCCAGAGATCTGGACTTGGAATACGGCTTTTATTCTGTTGACTCTGGTCTTCATCTCAGTATATAGAGTTATTG GCGTGGTTATACAGACGTGGATTCTTAACCGCTACAGAACCGTCCAGCTGGAGATAATAGACCAGGTGGTGATGTCCTATGGTGGGCTACGAGGAGCAGTGGCTTTTGCTCTTGTTGCACTTCTGGATGGGAAtaaagtgaaagaaagaaagctgTTTGTCAGCACAACTATCATTGTTGTGTTTTTTACTGTTATATTCCAG GGACTGACTATCAAACCTTTGGTACAGTGGCTGAAAGTGAAGAAAACTGAACACAGAGAACCAAAACTGAATGAGAAACTTCATGGCAGA GCCTTTGATCACATTCTTTCTGCTATAGAAGACATTTCTGGACAAATAGGGCATCATTATCTGAGAGACAA GTGGTCCAATTTTGATAGGAAATACCTCAGAAAAATACTGATGAGAAGGTCTGCTCAAAAATCAAGGGACCAAATCCTTAATGTTTTCCATGAGCTCAACTTGAAGGATGCAATTAGCTATGTGGCTGAG GGAGAACGTAGAGGTTCGCTGGCATTTATACGTTCTCCAAGTACAGACAACATGGTAAATGTGGATTTCAGCACTCCACTCCCAAGCACTGTGGAAAGCTCTGTCTCTTATTTATT gAGAGAAAAAGCTGGACCAGTTTGCCTTGAcatgcaagctttagagcagagaaggaaaagcataCGGGACACAGAAGACACCCTCGCTCATCACACCCTACAGCAGTACCTGTATAAACCCAGGCAGGAG CACAAACACCTGTACAGTCGACATGAGATCATGCACAGTGAAGATGACAAACAAGACAAGGAGATTTTCCATAGGACAATGAGGAAGCGCTTAGAATCTTTCAAGAGTACCAAACTAGGAATAAACCATTCCAAGAAGCTCAATAAAGTCCACAAACGAGACCGGGGCCAAAAAAGG agaaataGCAGTGTCATACCAAATGGAAACATTCCTTCAGAAAATCCAGTACAAGATTTTGCTTTGaaggaaaaag ATTTGGAGTTTTCtgaatcagaagaaaataatgattATGAGACTTTGCATCTAGGCAAAGGAGTTGATTTCCTGGCTAATGtgacaaaacaaaatttcacaGATGCTCCTGCtg gaATTGATAACCCAGTATTTTCAGCCGATGATGACCAAAGCATCTACATGAAGTTCTCACCATGGTTATCTGGTGAAGACACTGTGGTACCCTCACAAAGGGCCCGAGTGCAGATCCCATATTCTCCAGACAACTTCAAACGGCTCACTCCAATCCGGCTCAGCAATAAATCAACAGATTCCTTCCTGCTAGCAGATGGCCCAGAGGACCAACCCAGATCTTTTCTCCCAGAATCAACACatatgtaa